A genome region from Pseudodesulfovibrio alkaliphilus includes the following:
- the rpoB gene encoding DNA-directed RNA polymerase subunit beta, translated as MGQLRKKFGNIVNTLPIPHLLELQVDSYKRFLQLDTPPTSRADIGLESVFRSVFPIEDFNKTASLDFVKYEIGEPKYDVDECISKGLTYETPIRITVRLVVFDVDEETDNRTIRDIKEQDIYFGTLPLMTDKGTYVINGTERVIVNQLQRSPGIIFEHDSGKTHSSRKVLYSSRIIPMRGSWLDFDFDHKDILYVRIDRRRKMPATILLKAMGLSRTDILEYYYGIESYTLLKSKVQRTVVAEQYRKEIAFADIKDGDTVLVAKGTPITKGAWKKIVRAGIKTVEVDPDSLAGLFLAADLVDKNGEVIAEAADELTPDLVVRIREAGIKDLAVLHTRGQDVSSSLRDTLLLDKTTDMESAQIEIYRRLRPSSPPTPEIAASFFENLFRSADYYDLSSVGRYKLNSRLNQEVDLNIRTLTNEDILLAVKELLRLKDSHGPADDIDHLGNRRVRPVGELVENQYRIGLVRMERAIKERMSLQEVATLMPHDLINPKPVAAVLKEFFGTSQLSQFMDQTNPLSEVTHKRRLSALGPGGLTRERAGFEVRDVHTSHYGRICPIETPEGPNIGLIVSLTTYAKVNDYGFIETPYRMVRDKQVTSEVHYMDASKEAKEVVAQANAPLDETGTFVNPRVNARISGDVQLTLAEEVTCMDISPSQTVSISAALIPFLEHDDANRALMGSNMMRQAVPLLQAEQPLVGTDMEGPVARDSGACVLAEEDGVVHYVDAERVIVNYDNGLYASSGGAKHYELQKWHKSNQNSCFGQRPRVQVGQAIRKGDVLADGPGIEDGELALGKNLLVAFMPWCGFNFEDSILISERMVKEDVFTSIHIEEFELVARDTKLGPEEVTRDISNVSEEMLRNLDECGIIRIGARVKPDDIMVGKITPKGETQLTPEEKLLRAIFGDKARDVKNTSLKVPPGIAGTIVDVKVFNRRSSEKDERTKAIEEAELAAFDVKEMKHIASLTDTTRERIWAVVKGETYKKDLAGNKKAVVGKTGEVADREAIFSVPVKKLLGIFDKDPNEQIKMIIADYDQQVHFIKNLYDVKREKVTEGDDLPPGVIKMVKVYVAVKRKLSVGDKMAGRHGNKGVVSCILPEEDMPFFEDGTPMDIVLNPLGVPSRMNIGQIMETHLGMAGRKLGEQLNAMYEENAFKDMRKDVKGFFEDKDMDALIDSLTDEQLVEAVKKVRKGIVAKTPVFDGANEEEIWGWLEKAGLSDDGKFVLYDGRTGEPFHSRVTVGVMYILKLHHLVDEKIHARSTGPYSLVTQQPLGGKAQFGGQRLGEMEVWALEAYGAAYLLQEFLTVKSDDVQGRVKMYEKIVKGDNFLEAGLPESFNVLVKELMSLGLDVTLHYEERKRPASAPQRPYIA; from the coding sequence ATGGGTCAACTCAGAAAAAAATTCGGCAACATCGTCAACACGCTCCCCATCCCCCACCTGCTGGAGCTTCAGGTCGATTCCTACAAGCGGTTCCTCCAGCTTGACACTCCGCCCACCAGTCGTGCCGACATCGGGCTTGAGAGCGTGTTCCGGTCCGTGTTTCCCATTGAAGATTTCAACAAGACCGCCAGCCTTGATTTCGTCAAATATGAAATCGGTGAGCCAAAATACGACGTCGATGAGTGCATCTCCAAGGGTTTGACCTACGAGACGCCCATCCGTATCACTGTCCGTCTCGTAGTTTTTGACGTGGACGAAGAAACGGACAACCGCACCATTCGCGACATCAAGGAACAGGACATATACTTCGGCACCCTGCCGCTGATGACGGACAAGGGAACTTACGTCATCAACGGCACCGAACGTGTCATCGTCAACCAGTTGCAGCGTTCCCCGGGCATCATTTTCGAGCACGATTCGGGCAAGACCCACTCTAGCCGCAAGGTTCTCTACTCAAGCCGCATCATCCCCATGCGCGGCTCCTGGCTCGACTTCGATTTCGACCACAAGGACATCCTGTATGTGCGTATCGACCGCCGCCGCAAGATGCCCGCCACGATCCTGCTCAAGGCCATGGGCCTGTCGCGAACCGACATCCTTGAATATTACTACGGCATCGAATCCTACACCCTGCTCAAGAGCAAGGTGCAGCGCACAGTTGTGGCCGAGCAGTACCGCAAGGAGATCGCCTTTGCCGACATCAAGGACGGCGACACGGTGCTGGTGGCCAAGGGAACGCCCATCACCAAGGGCGCATGGAAGAAAATCGTCCGAGCCGGGATCAAGACCGTTGAGGTCGATCCCGATTCCCTGGCCGGTCTCTTCCTTGCTGCCGATCTGGTGGACAAGAACGGTGAGGTCATCGCCGAGGCGGCCGACGAGCTGACCCCGGATCTGGTCGTTCGCATCCGCGAGGCCGGGATCAAGGATCTGGCCGTGCTGCACACGCGGGGGCAGGACGTGTCCTCCTCCCTGCGCGACACGCTGCTTCTTGACAAGACGACGGACATGGAATCGGCCCAGATCGAGATATATCGCCGTCTGCGCCCCAGTTCGCCGCCCACGCCCGAGATCGCTGCCAGCTTCTTCGAGAACCTGTTCCGCAGCGCCGATTACTACGACCTCTCCAGCGTTGGCCGCTACAAGCTCAATTCCCGTCTCAACCAGGAAGTGGACCTGAACATCCGCACCCTGACCAACGAGGACATTCTGCTTGCGGTCAAGGAGCTTCTGCGCCTCAAGGATTCCCACGGTCCGGCCGACGATATCGACCACCTGGGCAACCGCCGCGTCCGTCCGGTGGGCGAACTGGTGGAAAACCAGTACCGCATCGGACTGGTGCGGATGGAGCGTGCCATCAAGGAGCGCATGAGCCTTCAGGAAGTGGCCACGCTCATGCCTCATGACCTGATCAATCCCAAGCCCGTGGCAGCCGTGCTCAAGGAGTTTTTCGGAACTTCCCAGCTCAGCCAGTTCATGGACCAGACCAACCCGCTCTCAGAGGTCACGCACAAGCGCCGCCTTTCCGCCCTGGGCCCCGGCGGCCTGACCCGTGAACGGGCGGGCTTCGAGGTGCGCGACGTGCACACCTCCCATTACGGCCGCATCTGCCCAATCGAGACGCCCGAAGGACCGAACATCGGTCTGATCGTCTCCCTGACCACCTACGCCAAGGTCAATGACTACGGCTTCATCGAAACGCCGTATCGAATGGTTCGCGATAAGCAGGTCACAAGCGAAGTCCACTACATGGACGCCTCCAAGGAGGCCAAGGAAGTGGTGGCCCAGGCCAACGCGCCCCTGGACGAGACCGGCACCTTCGTCAACCCCCGCGTCAACGCCCGCATCAGCGGCGACGTGCAGCTGACCCTGGCCGAGGAAGTGACCTGCATGGACATCAGCCCGAGCCAGACGGTTTCCATCTCGGCCGCGTTGATTCCGTTCCTGGAACACGACGACGCCAACCGCGCCCTCATGGGCTCGAACATGATGCGCCAGGCCGTGCCTCTGCTCCAGGCCGAGCAGCCCCTGGTCGGCACCGACATGGAAGGCCCGGTCGCTCGCGACTCCGGTGCCTGTGTCCTTGCCGAGGAGGACGGCGTTGTTCATTACGTCGATGCCGAACGGGTCATCGTCAACTACGACAACGGATTGTATGCCTCCTCAGGCGGCGCCAAGCACTACGAACTGCAGAAATGGCACAAGTCCAACCAGAACTCCTGCTTCGGCCAGCGGCCCAGGGTCCAGGTGGGACAGGCTATCAGGAAGGGCGACGTGCTGGCCGACGGTCCCGGTATCGAGGACGGCGAGCTTGCCTTGGGCAAGAACCTGCTTGTGGCCTTCATGCCCTGGTGCGGTTTCAACTTCGAGGACTCCATCCTCATCTCCGAGCGTATGGTCAAGGAGGATGTCTTTACCTCCATCCATATTGAGGAGTTTGAACTCGTAGCCCGCGACACCAAACTCGGACCCGAGGAAGTGACTCGCGACATCTCCAACGTATCCGAGGAGATGCTGCGAAACCTCGACGAGTGCGGCATCATCCGCATCGGTGCGCGTGTCAAACCCGACGATATCATGGTCGGCAAGATCACGCCCAAGGGCGAGACGCAGCTGACCCCTGAGGAAAAACTCCTGCGGGCCATCTTCGGCGACAAGGCCCGCGATGTGAAGAACACGTCTCTCAAGGTGCCGCCGGGAATTGCCGGAACCATCGTGGATGTCAAGGTGTTCAACCGCCGGTCCTCCGAAAAGGACGAGCGCACCAAGGCCATCGAGGAAGCCGAGTTGGCCGCCTTTGACGTCAAGGAAATGAAGCACATCGCCTCGCTGACCGACACCACCCGTGAACGGATCTGGGCCGTGGTCAAGGGCGAGACATATAAGAAGGACCTGGCCGGAAACAAGAAGGCCGTGGTGGGCAAGACCGGCGAGGTGGCGGACCGCGAGGCCATCTTCTCGGTGCCGGTCAAAAAGCTGTTGGGAATCTTCGACAAAGATCCCAACGAGCAGATAAAAATGATCATCGCCGACTACGATCAGCAGGTCCATTTCATCAAGAACCTCTACGACGTGAAACGCGAGAAGGTGACCGAGGGCGACGATCTGCCTCCGGGCGTCATCAAGATGGTCAAGGTCTACGTCGCCGTGAAGCGCAAACTCAGCGTGGGCGACAAGATGGCCGGACGCCACGGCAACAAGGGCGTTGTATCCTGCATTCTGCCCGAGGAGGACATGCCCTTCTTTGAGGACGGAACCCCCATGGACATCGTGCTCAACCCCCTTGGCGTACCCTCGCGCATGAATATCGGCCAGATCATGGAAACCCACCTGGGCATGGCCGGCCGCAAGCTCGGCGAGCAGTTGAACGCCATGTACGAGGAGAACGCCTTCAAGGACATGCGTAAGGATGTCAAGGGCTTCTTCGAGGACAAGGACATGGACGCCCTGATCGACTCCCTGACCGACGAGCAGCTGGTGGAGGCCGTCAAGAAGGTCAGGAAGGGCATCGTGGCCAAGACGCCGGTTTTTGACGGCGCCAACGAGGAAGAGATATGGGGCTGGCTCGAAAAGGCCGGTCTCTCCGACGACGGCAAGTTCGTCCTCTATGACGGCCGTACCGGCGAACCCTTCCACAGTCGGGTCACGGTGGGCGTCATGTACATCCTCAAGCTGCACCACCTCGTTGACGAGAAAATCCACGCCCGGTCCACCGGCCCTTACTCCCTTGTCACGCAGCAGCCGCTGGGCGGCAAGGCGCAGTTCGGTGGCCAGCGTCTGGGCGAGATGGAGGTTTGGGCTCTCGAGGCATACGGCGCCGCCTACCTCCTGCAGGAGTTCCTCACCGTCAAGTCCGACGATGTGCAGGGCCGCGTCAAGATGTACGAGAAGATCGTCAAGGGCGACAACTTCCTGGAAGCCGGCCTGCCGGAATCCTTCAATGTTCTGGTCAAGGAGCTCATGTCGCTGGGTCTGGATGTGACCCTGCACTATGAGGAACGCAAGCGCCCGGCCTCTGCTCCGCAGCGGCCCTATATCGCGTAA
- the rplL gene encoding 50S ribosomal protein L7/L12 — MADITKEQVVEFIGNMTVLELSKFIKELEDVFGVEAAAPAAVVAAAPAGAAAADAAEEQTEFTVVLTNAGGNKIAVIKAVRALTGLGLKEAKAVVDEAPKPIKENVSKDEADDAAKQLKEAGAEVEIK, encoded by the coding sequence ATGGCTGACATCACCAAAGAACAGGTTGTCGAATTCATCGGCAACATGACCGTCCTGGAACTTTCCAAGTTCATCAAAGAGCTCGAAGACGTTTTCGGTGTCGAGGCTGCTGCCCCGGCTGCCGTTGTCGCCGCCGCTCCCGCGGGTGCCGCTGCTGCCGACGCCGCCGAGGAGCAGACCGAGTTCACTGTCGTGCTGACCAACGCTGGCGGCAACAAGATCGCCGTTATCAAGGCCGTGCGCGCCCTGACCGGGCTGGGTCTGAAAGAGGCCAAGGCTGTGGTTGACGAGGCTCCCAAGCCGATCAAGGAAAACGTCTCCAAGGATGAGGCCGACGACGCTGCCAAGCAGCTGAAGGAAGCCGGCGCCGAAGTTGAAATCAAGTAA
- the rplJ gene encoding 50S ribosomal protein L10 — translation MNRQEKAQIIEQLHEKAARASIAVVTDFKGLSVEELTRLRAKCYEVGVDYQVVKNTLARLALKDTEHGGLSEHLKENCAIALGYDDPVALAKALAEFDKSNKKFALRFGSLEGQFLDGDGVRELAKMPSKPELLSSVLGTMQAVPRNFVCLFANIERKFLYALTAIKEQKEAA, via the coding sequence ATGAACAGGCAAGAAAAAGCCCAGATCATCGAGCAGCTGCACGAAAAAGCTGCGCGGGCGAGCATTGCCGTCGTCACCGACTTCAAGGGACTCAGCGTTGAAGAGCTCACAAGGCTCCGCGCCAAGTGCTATGAGGTCGGCGTTGACTACCAGGTCGTCAAGAATACCCTGGCCCGGTTGGCTCTCAAGGACACCGAACACGGTGGCTTGAGCGAACATCTCAAAGAGAACTGCGCCATTGCGCTCGGGTACGACGATCCTGTCGCCCTGGCCAAGGCGCTGGCCGAATTCGACAAGTCGAACAAGAAGTTCGCTCTGCGTTTCGGTTCTCTTGAGGGGCAGTTTCTTGATGGCGACGGTGTGCGTGAACTCGCCAAGATGCCCAGCAAGCCTGAGCTCTTGAGTTCCGTACTCGGCACCATGCAGGCCGTACCGCGCAATTTCGTGTGTTTGTTCGCAAACATCGAGCGCAAGTTCCTCTATGCCTTGACCGCCATCAAGGAACAGAAGGAAGCCGCCTAA
- the rplA gene encoding 50S ribosomal protein L1, which produces MPKHGKKYRNAVGDRDTALRVPVEEGVKTAIESAFAKFDETVDVAINLGVDPKYSDQMIRGAVSLPNGLGKDVRVVVFCKPEKVAEAKAAGADYAGSDDLVEKIQGGWLDFDKAVATPDMMALVGKIGRTLGPRGLMPNAKTGTVTMDVTKAVTELKAGKVEFKVDKAGVLHAPIGKVSFGTEKLCENLKTLLAQVMRMKPSSAKGTYMKAMAVATTMGPGVKIDPLAIRKFIEA; this is translated from the coding sequence ATGCCCAAGCATGGAAAGAAATACCGCAATGCCGTCGGCGACAGGGATACCGCCCTGCGCGTTCCGGTCGAGGAAGGCGTCAAGACCGCCATTGAGAGCGCCTTCGCCAAGTTCGACGAGACAGTGGACGTGGCCATCAACCTTGGCGTTGACCCCAAGTACTCGGATCAGATGATCCGCGGTGCGGTCAGCCTGCCCAACGGGCTTGGCAAGGACGTGCGCGTGGTGGTCTTCTGCAAGCCCGAGAAGGTGGCCGAGGCCAAGGCCGCCGGAGCCGACTATGCCGGCTCTGACGATCTTGTCGAGAAGATACAGGGCGGCTGGCTCGATTTCGACAAGGCCGTGGCCACCCCGGACATGATGGCCCTGGTCGGCAAGATCGGCCGGACCCTCGGCCCGCGGGGGCTGATGCCCAACGCCAAGACCGGCACCGTGACCATGGACGTGACCAAGGCCGTGACCGAACTCAAGGCAGGCAAGGTCGAGTTCAAGGTGGACAAGGCCGGGGTGCTTCATGCCCCCATCGGCAAGGTCTCTTTTGGTACCGAGAAGCTGTGTGAAAACCTCAAGACCCTGCTGGCCCAGGTCATGCGTATGAAGCCTTCCAGTGCCAAGGGCACCTATATGAAGGCCATGGCCGTGGCCACCACCATGGGGCCCGGCGTGAAGATCGACCCCCTGGCCATCAGAAAGTTCATCGAAGCCTAA
- the rplK gene encoding 50S ribosomal protein L11: MAKKEIGKIKLQIPAGSANPSPPVGPALGQHGVNIMEFCKAFNARTQDQKGLIIPVVITVFADRSFDFITKTPPAPVLLLKAAKLEKGSGEPNKEKVGKVTKAQIKEIAELKMPDLNANDLEKAMLQIEGTARSMGIEVKG, from the coding sequence ATGGCCAAGAAAGAAATAGGAAAGATCAAACTGCAGATCCCCGCCGGGAGCGCCAACCCCTCTCCGCCGGTCGGCCCGGCTTTGGGCCAGCACGGCGTGAACATCATGGAGTTCTGCAAGGCGTTCAACGCCCGGACGCAGGACCAGAAGGGGCTTATCATCCCGGTCGTCATCACGGTCTTTGCAGACCGTTCCTTCGACTTCATCACCAAAACTCCGCCCGCCCCGGTGCTGCTGCTCAAGGCCGCCAAGCTGGAAAAGGGTTCCGGTGAACCCAACAAGGAGAAGGTCGGCAAAGTCACCAAGGCCCAGATCAAGGAAATTGCCGAATTGAAGATGCCGGACCTGAACGCCAACGACCTTGAGAAGGCCATGCTGCAGATTGAGGGCACCGCCCGCAGCATGGGCATCGAAGTCAAGGGCTAG
- the nusG gene encoding transcription termination/antitermination protein NusG, protein MDATLEQAAPRSRWYIVHTYSGFEQRVEQTVREMMRTGQDRGLIEEVVMPTEKVVEMVKGERKTSTRKFYPGYIMIKMILTDDTWHLIQSIPRVTGFVGGKNRPTPMRDSEAENILNMMESRQEKPRPKFNFERGDEVRVIDGPFSGFNGVVEEVNYDKGKLKVSVSIFGRQTPVELDFVQVDKG, encoded by the coding sequence ATGGATGCCACACTGGAACAAGCAGCACCCCGCTCGCGCTGGTACATTGTTCATACCTATTCGGGTTTTGAGCAGCGCGTGGAGCAGACCGTACGGGAGATGATGCGGACCGGACAGGACCGGGGCCTCATCGAAGAGGTCGTCATGCCCACCGAGAAGGTCGTCGAGATGGTCAAGGGGGAGCGCAAGACTTCCACCCGGAAATTCTACCCCGGGTACATCATGATCAAGATGATCCTGACCGATGACACATGGCATCTGATACAGTCCATCCCGCGTGTCACCGGGTTTGTGGGCGGCAAGAACCGACCCACGCCCATGCGCGACAGCGAGGCGGAGAACATTCTCAACATGATGGAGAGCCGCCAGGAGAAGCCGCGTCCCAAGTTCAACTTCGAGCGCGGGGACGAGGTGCGGGTCATCGACGGCCCCTTCAGCGGTTTTAACGGTGTTGTGGAAGAGGTCAATTACGACAAGGGAAAACTTAAGGTTTCCGTCTCCATCTTCGGACGTCAGACTCCTGTGGAGCTTGATTTCGTCCAGGTGGACAAGGGATAG
- the secE gene encoding preprotein translocase subunit SecE: protein MTKKKGKQAADKQSAMASSAGPVGKIKEFIEFFEESKVEIKKVVWPTRKETISTCVAVLLVSLVVALYLGIVDLALSKIVGAILS from the coding sequence ATGACCAAAAAGAAAGGCAAACAGGCCGCTGACAAGCAGTCCGCCATGGCGTCATCAGCCGGTCCGGTCGGGAAAATCAAGGAGTTCATCGAATTCTTTGAGGAGTCCAAGGTCGAGATCAAGAAGGTTGTCTGGCCGACGCGCAAGGAGACCATCAGCACCTGCGTGGCAGTGTTGCTCGTCAGTCTGGTCGTGGCTCTTTACCTGGGCATTGTTGACCTGGCGCTCTCCAAGATCGTCGGGGCCATATTGTCCTAG
- the rpmG gene encoding 50S ribosomal protein L33, which translates to MRINIQLQCTECKRKNYATQKNKKNTTGRLEVSKYCPWDKKHTVHKETK; encoded by the coding sequence ATGCGTATCAACATTCAGCTGCAGTGCACCGAGTGCAAGCGTAAAAACTACGCTACGCAGAAGAACAAGAAGAACACTACCGGGCGGCTGGAAGTGAGCAAGTATTGTCCCTGGGACAAGAAGCACACTGTCCACAAAGAGACTAAGTAG
- the tuf gene encoding elongation factor Tu, translated as MGKAKFERSKPHVNIGTIGHIDHGKTTLTAAITKLAFLKGHGQFVAFDEIDKAPEEKERGITIATAHVEYETESRHYAHVDCPGHADYIKNMITGAAQMDGAILVCAATDGPMPQTREHILLARQVGVPAMVVFLNKCDMVDDEELLELVELEVRELLSKYEFPGDDIPVVRGSALKALECESADDADAKPIYELLDACDSYIPEPERDVDMPFLMPVEDVFSISGRGTVITGRIERGVVKVGEEIAIIGIKDTIKTTCTGVEMFRKILDQGQAGDNVGLLIRGVKREEVERGQVAAKPGSITPHTKFKAEVYVLSKDEGGRHTPFFSGYRPQFYFRTTDITGVVALEEGVEMVMPGDNATFNVELIAPIAMEAGLRFAIREGGRTVGAGVVTEIVE; from the coding sequence ATGGGTAAAGCAAAATTTGAGCGCAGCAAGCCGCACGTCAACATCGGCACCATCGGTCACATCGACCATGGCAAGACCACTCTGACCGCGGCCATCACCAAGCTCGCCTTCCTCAAGGGCCACGGCCAGTTCGTCGCCTTCGACGAGATCGACAAGGCTCCCGAGGAGAAAGAGCGCGGCATCACCATTGCCACCGCCCACGTCGAGTACGAGACCGAGAGCCGTCACTACGCCCATGTGGACTGCCCCGGTCACGCCGACTACATCAAGAACATGATCACTGGTGCCGCCCAGATGGATGGCGCCATTCTCGTGTGCGCCGCCACCGACGGTCCCATGCCCCAGACCCGTGAGCACATTCTGCTCGCCCGTCAGGTCGGCGTGCCCGCCATGGTCGTCTTCCTCAACAAGTGCGACATGGTCGATGACGAGGAGCTGCTGGAGCTGGTGGAGCTTGAGGTGCGCGAACTGCTGAGCAAGTACGAGTTCCCCGGTGACGACATCCCGGTCGTCCGCGGTTCCGCCCTCAAGGCTCTTGAGTGCGAGAGCGCCGACGATGCAGATGCCAAGCCCATCTACGAGCTGCTCGACGCTTGTGACTCCTACATCCCCGAGCCTGAGCGCGATGTGGACATGCCCTTCCTCATGCCCGTTGAGGACGTGTTCTCCATCTCCGGCCGCGGTACCGTCATCACCGGCCGCATCGAGCGCGGTGTGGTCAAGGTCGGCGAGGAAATCGCCATCATCGGCATCAAGGACACCATCAAGACCACCTGCACCGGCGTCGAGATGTTCCGCAAGATCCTCGACCAGGGTCAGGCTGGCGACAACGTGGGTCTGCTGATCCGCGGCGTGAAGCGTGAGGAGGTCGAGCGCGGCCAGGTTGCCGCCAAGCCCGGCTCCATCACCCCGCACACCAAGTTCAAGGCCGAGGTTTACGTCCTCTCCAAGGACGAGGGCGGACGCCACACCCCGTTCTTTTCCGGCTACCGTCCGCAGTTCTACTTCCGCACCACCGACATCACTGGTGTTGTCGCGCTGGAAGAGGGCGTCGAGATGGTCATGCCCGGTGACAACGCCACCTTCAACGTCGAGCTCATCGCGCCCATCGCCATGGAAGCCGGCCTGCGCTTCGCCATCCGCGAAGGTGGCCGCACCGTCGGCGCTGGTGTCGTCACCGAGATCGTGGAGTAG
- a CDS encoding tRNA dihydrouridine synthase, translating to MTPFRIAPDEPWLAPLAGYSDRPFRLLAKRYGCAVACSEMVSVKGMAFDNEGTRRLIATCPEDTPMVLQLFGSDPALFGPVMDTLVAQGYRYFDLNAGCPVRKVLKSGSGVKLMEEPDTLVRIASIMVERAAALPQSQGIGGRVGVKFRLGFEKGADTYLELAQRLEDAGVNWVTLHPRYGRQMFAGQADWAKLALLKRTVSIPVIASGDLFTAEDGVRCVNQTGADAVMFARGALYDPSIFGRFRALMAGERPPDRDGAALAEIVREHIRLTREYEGDGRSFRKIRSIIPRYAKGLKGIRALRASLLQCSDWTALEEAASIIAGLEPADGVAPETHVDVICQ from the coding sequence ATGACACCTTTTCGCATCGCTCCCGACGAGCCCTGGCTCGCGCCATTGGCCGGATATTCCGACCGGCCCTTTCGCCTGCTCGCCAAGCGTTACGGCTGTGCCGTGGCCTGCTCCGAAATGGTCAGCGTCAAGGGCATGGCCTTTGACAACGAAGGGACGCGCCGACTCATAGCCACCTGCCCCGAGGACACGCCCATGGTTCTCCAGCTTTTCGGGTCGGACCCGGCTCTCTTCGGCCCCGTCATGGACACGCTGGTGGCACAGGGCTATCGATACTTCGACCTCAATGCGGGCTGTCCGGTGCGCAAGGTGCTCAAGTCCGGCAGCGGCGTAAAACTCATGGAAGAGCCGGACACCCTGGTGCGTATCGCGTCCATCATGGTGGAGCGGGCTGCGGCCCTTCCCCAGAGCCAGGGCATTGGCGGCCGCGTGGGCGTCAAGTTCCGCCTGGGCTTCGAAAAAGGGGCGGACACCTATCTCGAGCTTGCCCAGCGGCTTGAGGACGCGGGCGTCAACTGGGTAACGCTGCATCCTCGCTACGGCCGCCAGATGTTCGCGGGCCAGGCCGACTGGGCCAAGCTCGCCCTGCTCAAGCGCACGGTCTCCATCCCGGTCATCGCCTCGGGCGACCTGTTCACGGCTGAAGACGGCGTTCGCTGCGTGAATCAGACCGGGGCGGATGCAGTCATGTTCGCCCGCGGGGCGCTCTATGATCCGTCCATCTTCGGCCGATTCCGCGCCCTGATGGCCGGAGAACGTCCCCCTGACCGCGACGGCGCGGCCCTGGCCGAAATCGTGCGCGAACATATCCGCCTGACCCGGGAGTATGAAGGCGACGGCCGATCCTTTCGCAAGATCCGCTCCATCATTCCCCGCTACGCCAAGGGACTCAAGGGTATCCGGGCTCTGCGGGCCTCTCTGCTCCAATGCTCGGACTGGACCGCTCTTGAGGAGGCGGCCTCGATCATCGCCGGGCTTGAGCCCGCCGACGGAGTCGCCCCGGAAACGCATGTTGACGTGATTTGCCAATAA
- a CDS encoding chemotaxis protein, whose protein sequence is MSTETSEILLEAGTNELEIVEFYIEEIPKNKDESPSAQTEGAPRTRKSYFGVNVAKVLEIIRMPEVTEMPEVSHESVLGAFNLRSRIIPLLDLAMWLRKRRVENEPPKVIVTEFNQVTSAFMVSGVTRIHRISWEDVEAPNKYVSALSSDSITGVVKFDDRIVFILDLERIVSELNPEMRLKLDDNVEFNTEERYRALIADDSPLIREMIRDMLGQAGFRVEKTNNGRECWDRLKEIKQSAVDEGRPITDFVQVIVSDIEMPMMDGHHLTRRIKDDPVLRDIPVILFSSLITEKLRYRGEAVGADDQISKPEITYLAQRAAALIEARKKKR, encoded by the coding sequence ATGTCCACCGAGACGAGCGAAATCCTGCTTGAGGCAGGAACCAACGAACTGGAAATCGTCGAGTTCTATATCGAGGAAATCCCGAAGAACAAAGACGAGTCGCCGTCCGCCCAGACCGAGGGCGCGCCAAGAACCCGCAAGAGTTACTTCGGCGTCAACGTGGCCAAGGTGCTCGAGATCATCCGCATGCCCGAGGTGACGGAGATGCCCGAAGTCTCGCACGAATCCGTACTCGGGGCCTTCAACCTGCGCTCGCGCATCATCCCCCTGCTCGACCTCGCCATGTGGCTCAGGAAACGCCGCGTGGAGAACGAGCCGCCCAAGGTCATCGTCACCGAGTTCAATCAGGTGACCTCGGCTTTCATGGTTTCCGGCGTCACCCGCATCCACCGCATCAGCTGGGAGGATGTGGAAGCTCCCAACAAGTACGTCTCTGCCCTGTCGAGCGACTCCATCACCGGCGTGGTCAAGTTCGACGACCGCATCGTTTTCATCCTCGACCTGGAGCGCATCGTCTCCGAGCTCAATCCCGAAATGCGGCTCAAGCTCGACGACAATGTGGAGTTCAACACCGAAGAGCGCTACCGCGCCCTTATCGCCGACGACTCGCCCCTGATTCGAGAGATGATCCGCGACATGCTCGGCCAGGCCGGATTCCGGGTGGAAAAGACCAACAACGGCCGAGAGTGTTGGGACCGGCTCAAGGAGATCAAGCAGAGCGCCGTGGACGAGGGCCGCCCCATCACGGATTTCGTCCAGGTCATCGTTTCGGACATTGAGATGCCCATGATGGACGGCCACCACCTGACCCGGCGCATCAAGGACGATCCGGTCCTGCGGGACATCCCGGTCATCCTCTTCTCCTCCCTGATCACCGAAAAGCTGCGCTACCGGGGCGAGGCCGTGGGTGCCGACGACCAGATATCCAAACCCGAGATCACCTACCTCGCCCAACGCGCCGCCGCACTCATCGAGGCGCGCAAGAAGAAGCGCTGA